Proteins encoded within one genomic window of Streptomyces kaniharaensis:
- a CDS encoding glucose PTS transporter subunit EIIB, protein MASKAEKIVAGLGGIDNIEEVEGCITRLRTEVKDAALVDEAALKAAGAHGVVKMGTAIQVVIGTDADPIAADIEDMM, encoded by the coding sequence ATGGCCAGCAAGGCTGAGAAGATCGTCGCCGGTCTGGGCGGCATCGACAACATCGAAGAGGTCGAGGGCTGCATCACCCGCCTGCGCACCGAGGTCAAGGACGCCGCCCTGGTCGACGAGGCCGCCCTCAAGGCCGCCGGCGCCCATGGCGTCGTCAAGATGGGCACCGCGATCCAGGTCGTCATCGGCACCGACGCCGACCCGATCGCCGCCGACATCGAGGACATGATGTGA